tttatatatatatatatatatatcggggTATCATTTAAGATGAGTCTTAAAATACACTTTATTAGAAAATTTCTTATCTAAACCTAATTTATTGCAAAGTCAAAACATAATAAATATAGTAAATTCATATACAAAATAAGTGATTCATATGAGATTTTTTCTTATTGGTTCACTATGGACCCAAGATATAAGATTTATGGTGAGGTCACCTCTTAAATAGGTGATCCTATATGTTTATGTTTTAGGTTTATGGTGGACCAAGTTTAAGTAAGAATTTTTCACTCCACATATTTGTATCTCGAATCTATAATAAATCAGTTTTAGATAAAAGATTTTTCTTACATAGAATCAGTCCACCGTAAACCCAAGATATAagatgtaaatatataaaatgtaTGATGTGAcacatttattaaatatataatctcATATGATTATATCTTAGATCCATGATGAACTtaatttaaataagaattttaCTTAGATAAGCTTCCTCACACTTTATGAAATATAAATATAGAAATTAGGTATTAGATGTTAACCAAAAGAAGTCAATCCCAAATTATAGATTAGAGAGCAAATATTCAAATAATTATAAATCAGCTTTTAATTAATACACATAAACAAGAATTTGAAAAGCCATACCCAAAATTGTAATCCGAAGTACAAAATTCTATCTCACAAGATGTTAGGAAAGTCTTCCACTGCCAATCACATCAAATccacattaattaatttctaccaTTGTATTCATGATCACAGGTGCACATCATAAATATGCTTCTTAACTCCAGTATGGTCACCAAACACAAATGAACCTTATCTTTCTTGTCTCCTtacatcatcataaatttcattgaATTGGTTTAAAAGCTACACCCAGCTTAATCTTCACGTTTCCCTTGCTTGCCCTTGTGGCTTCTTTTCGGTTAAAGGGTGTAGGGTGCATGAAAATAGCCCTATAACCCTCTCAATATATTATATATACAAGAGCCCACTATCCTTCTTGCATTTATATATTTATGCCAAAAGATGAGCCATAGAAAAGTTTATTCACAAGGTAGCATACCCTTTTCATGGGAGGACATGCCTGGGGTCTCCAAGGCCATTCACCAAGATACAGGCCTACATGTCCTTAACCtatcatcatcttcttctccaAATACGACGTCGTCTATTCCCCATGACTCAGATACCTCCTCCCTAAAGGTATCATCAGCACATCAAGACAAAAAGATTCCTCTTCCTCCATGCCAAAATTTACAGCTGCCCCCTGGAAGAAGCACTTCTGCAAAAGTTGGGAGCTGGCAAGAGGACCCTTTCATCGCAGCTTACAAGGAGTGCACAAAGAATGTGAGAAATGGCAATAAGCCGCAGCCTAGTGAGAAAAAGAAGAATGTTACTGGGTCTAAAGGTAGGAAAAGCAGGCTTATCCTTTCATGCAAGAATTCATGCGATGTTACAGATGATAATTTGGTGAGGCTATCTAATCTCCCTCCCATTCCTAGATATAGAGTTCGAGGATGATGGAGCATAGAAGCATATGTATCTATTGTCAAAGTAGCTTAAGCTATTATATCACTACATATGATACCTAtataataacatagaaaatcaAGTATATATAGTAAATTAGAGACTCATTATTATGTATTTGTATATTTCAATTATCTTAAGTGGAAGGAAATTTCATAATATACATGAGAGGGAGGAAACTTAAGTCTAATTGAGGTGTTTTGTGTTCctttgtttgttttgaattattgTTTAGTGAAATAATAATCAAAATCATAGTAGttccactttaatttttatttttcttgagtTTTTCTTTGTTAATTATGAGCCGTTGTGATAATAATACAATGTTTTTCTATATATATCATATGATAAATATTTAGTGATCCAATGCAAGGGCTATTTCTTGTTCTTCATTAACACCATTTTAACAACTATATATCCTATAGAAATGGAGCAAAGGACTTTCCATGAATTATAATCAAACTTTCTTTCTGATTTATTGAgtttaattggagtttaaattataGACCTTACAGTTTGAAAAACAATTTCATCATCTTCACTTTAATAGAAAAATAATCACTAAGTTGGCAATTCAATCAACTCGGACTTATATGCAAACGTAGAATGGCATCATGAGGCATGCTTGGGAAACTCATCAATTTATATGCAAATGCAGACAAAAATTTCATTAAACAAATTAAACAATCACTGAAATTTTACGTACTTATTTTCAGAAATCCTCACAAATTTATAAGGTAAATGATCCACGATTCCCAAAAGAAtagcataaataaataaatagattttAAGCATTAACAAATGGGTAGATTTCGTACATAATGGTGCAACTACCACCAACAACCCTACCTCCTTGTTTCCCATCACAACAACTTGGGAGTTCACCTATGGCACCATCAAGACACTTCTTACAATCAACACTGGAGAGATCCCTTGTGCATTGAGCCAACCCATAAACTTTCTTTGATCCCTGATCATCAAGTTTCAACTCTCCAGCTGCATACATCCTTGGGGTAGTGGAAGCATTTTGTGCTAGTTGGCTTAACAGCTCCTTCGTCTTCAGATTAAACGTCATTGGATCACTTACATTTTGCACGTTCAATAGGTAGAACTTGTTTTGGTTGTCTATTTGGCCAAAGAAATCCTTGTTCGAGTACTTCAAAACACAATTATCGTACCATATAATTCCTTCTTTCTTGTTTGGGCAGAGCTTTTGGATCTCACTTCTTGCTTCTGCTAAACAAGTTCTGCAATCTGAGGCTGAGACATCTCCTCTGCAAAGAGTGAGTCCATATGGCCGTTCTTGGCTATTCTGGCCCAGAGAACCAAGAGCAAATCCATTGGGTGGAGCTAGATAGTAGAAATTACCCATGAGTTTTGTCAAACTTCTTTCGTATGGGCCATGGGAAGTGAAGTTATCATTGCTTGAACAATAATGCATTAGAGGGTTAGTTCCAAGAACCATTTGGAAGATTACAGCTAAGCTtaaaagaatgaagaagaagctAATTCTTGAGAAAGACATTGTGTTTCCAAGTGCTGGATCGTTGGAAGATGATTAAATATATTGCTTGGCGTGTTTAAGATTAATACAATGTAGCATGTATATTTATAGTGCTAATCATAGCTCTATGTTGATTATTCAGGATTTATTAAGGTTACAGTTTGACCTTTTCCCATTGATATTGCTAAATGCTCAAGCTGAGAAGAAGTATTCAAAAATAGGCTGCGATTTGTGACAGAAAACATAAATTCAAGAATGTAGCTAttataaattctttttttttttttttttcacagaaGAAGAGTTCAACagtcattaaattaaatatttattatgaaattcgtacataattaacttactgGTTATTAATGATTGATCATTTGGTCTGcaagatttttaattttttaaatttttcgtgAAACAACAGAATTTGAAATCCAATACTTTCTCGTAGAtgtagtaataaaaaaatataataaattgtttgaccaagcaAAAGAAAAGAAGTATACGGAGGAAGCTTTTGTCCAAGTCTCAATTGTTCGAGGAGTTTGATTTGCAAATGTTTGgagaaaattttttttactgTTTTTTTTAGTaggcaaattaaaattgtattaagCTCCACGAAGACTTAACTTATGACAGCAAAATTGCTGTCACAAGAAAAGAAATAGGCTTGGAACATTCTAAGACAAGATCCTGAACATGCTAATGAAGACAACAACAAAAACACCGAAAGGCACCGCCCATTGAACTATGTTAGTTTGAATATTAAGGCTGATTTCATCAACAGACAGGTTTTTTTCCCAGTCATCATCTCCACAAGCATTTCACCATAGGTACACTGGTTTTAGCATATTCAGGAACAGGGGAATTACTTAGACCTTTTTGTCTTTGCTTTTCCAAGTGATTATTAAAGCCTCGTTGCTTTAATTTTGcgaattatttcaaattttatataaattaaaatgagTTATAAAAGGACTTAAATCAAGTAAACTCATTAAGTTGGTGAATTGAATTAAAGTTTACCAACTATATGCACACTCAATGTGAagccaaaataattaaataaactagAAGTTATACCAAATATTGTTTggccaaaaagaaaaaaagaaaactttTATTCTTTTGTTTACATAGTAAGGCATAATGAAACTCCGCCTaaatagtttgcgcttagccagtcccaagcccggataaaggaggagggttacagtaggtgacaaccagcgttaaaatttcgtcacaccttatgatatagatttaaatgatataaacgttggggcgtcctctacttatgACGCACTACATCAGAGCCCAGGTGTAGTAAGAAATATGCAagagtgtagggcgttcaccgaaagccaCGTGCCATACCGGcaccgggtgtggtgttaagtgatcaagggttcccacatcatggacgggtgtggataaagaagttagtccaaaggacagatagtagaacagatagtggaacataacataagatagacatagaaaacaatagaagatatcatggaaggagaccaattaggaaggaacaggatatgaggaggatcagggttggtacttgaaatgttggatcacttacaggaaaattaatggagcttatggataccttggaaagaagaagagtgaatattgcttgtattcaggagactaaatgggtaggaaagaaaagcaaagaagtaGGTAATTCATGGTACAAACTGTGATTTACTGGAAagaagagaaacaagaacggagtgggcataatcatagacaggacttTGAAAGACACTGTAATagttgtgaaaagagtaggagatagaattatactagtaaagttaGTACTAGaaagagaaacaataaatgtagttagtgcttatagcccacaaataggactagatagtgagagtaaacaaaaattttgggaagatatggatgatttaatgcaaagcataccgaatgaagagaatatttttattggtggagatttgaatggacatgtaggaagtaataggcaaggttatgagaatgttcatggaggttttagttttggcagtagaaataaggagggaaaaagcataatgaattttgctatggcatacgacctaatactaacaaatacctattttataaaaaagagagtcacatttagtgactttcaaaactgggcaacatagaagccaaatctactttctcttaaccaggaagacaaatagagctctatgtaaggattgcaaggtcatttcaagagaggctttaacaagtcaacatcggttagtggttttggatgtcaagtttaggaacaattcaagtaaggtcagaagaaataataTAGCTCGAAAAAAgtagtgggagttcaaaggagtaaagtaagtgaagttcaaaaatgagcttcgagtccaaagcatggaagctggatatggaggctaatgatatgtggatacagatggcatcaaagattagagaagtagctagaaaagtatttggagagtctaaaggacatggaccaccctcaaaagagagaaagtggtggaatgagaaagtacaaaaggcagtgaagagaaaaagggaatggtataagaaattacctaaatgtgataataatgaggcgtaTGAacggtacaagatagcaaagaaagaggcaaaaaatgcagttagtcaagtaagagcacaggcctttgaaaagttatatgagaaacttggaactaaagaaggagagaaagatatttatagattagtaaggaggagagaaaggaaatgtcaagatctcaatcaagttaggtgcattaaggataaagaataaaaagtgttggtgaaaaatgaggatattaaagaaatatggagaaattattttaatgatctctttaataataatcaaaatggtaatagcatgaatatagactatagaacaatagaaaagaatgtgaatt
This sequence is a window from Hevea brasiliensis isolate MT/VB/25A 57/8 chromosome 10, ASM3005281v1, whole genome shotgun sequence. Protein-coding genes within it:
- the LOC110642297 gene encoding cysteine-rich repeat secretory protein 38-like, which encodes MSFSRISFFFILLSLAVIFQMVLGTNPLMHYCSSNDNFTSHGPYERSLTKLMGNFYYLAPPNGFALGSLGQNSQERPYGLTLCRGDVSASDCRTCLAEARSEIQKLCPNKKEGIIWYDNCVLKYSNKDFFGQIDNQNKFYLLNVQNVSDPMTFNLKTKELLSQLAQNASTTPRMYAAGELKLDDQGSKKVYGLAQCTRDLSSVDCKKCLDGAIGELPSCCDGKQGGRVVGGSCTIMYEIYPFVNA